Proteins from a single region of Streptomyces glaucescens:
- a CDS encoding thioredoxin domain-containing protein yields MANRLAHETSPYLLQHADNPVDWWPWSEEAFEEARRRDVPVHLSVGYSSCHWCHVLAKESFEDEAVAGYMNEHFVNIKVDREERPDVDAVYMEAVQAATGQGGWPMTVFLTPDAEPFYFGTYFPPAPRHGMPSFRQVLEGVRLAWDDRREEVADVAGKIVRDLAGREIDYGAGKQVPGEQELAQALLGLTREYDPQRGGFGGAPKFPPSMVLEFLLRHAARTGSEGALQMAADTCERMARGGIYDQLGGGFARYSVDRDWVVPHFEKMLYDNALLCRVYAHLWRATGSERARRVALETADFLVRELRTPEGGFASALDADSDDGTGRHVEGAYYVWTPEQLRAVLGEEDARLAAQYFGVTEEGTFEEGASVLQLPQQEGVFDAARVADVRQRLLRARAERAAPGRDDKVVAAWNGLAIAALAETGAYFDRPDLVDAALAAADLLVRVHLDEQGRLARTSKDGRAGAHAGVLEDYGDVAEGFLALASVTGEGVWLDFAGLLLDHVLVRFADEESGALFDTAADAERLIRRPQDPTDNAAPSGWTAAAGALLSYAAQTGSEAHRTAAERALGVVRVLGPRVPRFIGWGLAVAEALLDGPREVAVVGPAFDDAAARELHRTALLGTAPGAVVAYGPVGGDEFPLLADRPLSGGEPTAYVCRNFTCDAPTTDPERLRTALSGR; encoded by the coding sequence ATGGCGAACCGACTGGCCCATGAGACCTCTCCCTATCTGCTCCAGCACGCGGACAACCCCGTCGACTGGTGGCCGTGGTCCGAGGAGGCGTTCGAGGAGGCGAGGCGGCGGGACGTGCCGGTGCACTTGAGCGTGGGCTACTCGAGTTGCCACTGGTGCCATGTGCTCGCCAAGGAAAGCTTCGAGGACGAAGCGGTCGCCGGGTACATGAACGAGCACTTCGTGAACATCAAGGTCGACCGCGAGGAACGCCCCGACGTGGACGCCGTCTACATGGAGGCCGTGCAGGCCGCCACCGGACAGGGCGGGTGGCCGATGACGGTGTTCCTGACACCGGACGCCGAGCCGTTCTACTTCGGGACGTACTTCCCGCCCGCGCCCCGGCACGGCATGCCGTCGTTCCGGCAGGTGCTGGAGGGGGTGCGGCTGGCCTGGGACGACCGGCGCGAGGAGGTCGCCGACGTCGCGGGCAAGATCGTGCGGGACCTCGCCGGGCGGGAGATCGACTACGGCGCCGGGAAGCAGGTGCCGGGGGAGCAGGAGCTGGCGCAGGCGCTCCTCGGGCTGACCCGGGAGTACGACCCGCAGCGCGGCGGGTTCGGCGGGGCGCCGAAGTTCCCGCCGTCCATGGTGCTCGAGTTCCTGCTGCGGCACGCGGCGCGGACGGGCTCCGAGGGTGCGTTGCAGATGGCGGCGGACACCTGTGAGCGGATGGCCCGGGGCGGGATCTACGACCAGCTCGGGGGCGGGTTCGCGCGCTACTCGGTGGACCGGGACTGGGTGGTGCCGCACTTCGAGAAGATGCTGTACGACAACGCGCTGCTGTGCCGGGTCTACGCGCACCTGTGGCGGGCCACCGGCTCGGAGCGGGCGCGGCGCGTCGCGCTGGAGACGGCCGACTTCCTGGTGCGCGAACTGCGCACGCCCGAGGGCGGGTTCGCCTCCGCGCTCGACGCCGACAGCGACGACGGGACCGGACGGCACGTCGAGGGCGCGTACTACGTCTGGACCCCGGAGCAGTTGCGCGCCGTCCTCGGTGAGGAGGACGCCCGGCTCGCCGCGCAGTACTTCGGGGTGACCGAGGAGGGGACCTTCGAGGAGGGGGCCTCCGTGCTCCAGCTTCCGCAGCAGGAGGGCGTCTTTGACGCGGCTCGGGTGGCGGACGTGCGGCAGCGGCTGCTGCGGGCCCGTGCCGAGCGGGCCGCTCCCGGCCGGGACGACAAGGTCGTGGCCGCCTGGAACGGCCTGGCGATCGCCGCGCTCGCCGAGACCGGCGCCTACTTCGACCGCCCGGACCTTGTCGACGCCGCCCTCGCCGCCGCCGATCTGCTGGTCCGGGTGCACCTCGACGAGCAGGGCCGGCTGGCGCGTACGAGCAAGGACGGCCGGGCCGGTGCCCACGCGGGAGTCCTGGAGGACTACGGGGACGTCGCCGAGGGGTTCCTGGCGCTGGCGTCCGTGACGGGGGAGGGGGTGTGGCTGGACTTCGCGGGGCTGCTGCTCGACCACGTGCTCGTGCGGTTCGCCGACGAGGAGTCCGGGGCGCTGTTCGACACGGCCGCCGACGCCGAGCGGCTGATCCGCAGGCCGCAGGACCCGACCGACAACGCCGCCCCGTCCGGCTGGACGGCCGCCGCGGGGGCGCTGCTGAGCTATGCGGCGCAGACCGGTTCGGAGGCCCACCGCACCGCCGCCGAGCGGGCGCTGGGGGTGGTGCGGGTGCTCGGGCCGCGGGTGCCGCGGTTCATCGGCTGGGGGCTCGCGGTCGCCGAGGCGCTGCTGGACGGGCCGCGGGAGGTGGCGGTGGTGGGTCCCGCGTTCGACGACGCGGCGGCCCGGGAGCTGCACCGTACGGCTCTGCTGGGGACGGCGCCGGGTGCGGTCGTCGCGTACGGCCCGGTGGGCGGCGACGAGTTCCCGCTGCTCGCGGACCGGCCGCTGAGCGGGGGTGAGCCGACGGCGTACGTCTGCCGTAACTTCACCTGCGACGCCCCGACGACCGATCCGGAGCGGCTGCGCACCGCGCTCTCGGGGCGGTGA
- a CDS encoding sigma factor-like helix-turn-helix DNA-binding protein, with translation MRQRRVSDGRRRTREFEAFTAGAAGRLLHTATLLTAESPHDNPRARRLLTLALAHTYACWDGLRGEDPYDRARQYLATRFARAAWHHHGGVLDRFRPGPGTALSRLAPQERLILVLRLFEGVAEEQTAALLGLPRERVRTVCDRATATLLHPPHGSAPQAVSR, from the coding sequence GTGCGACAGCGGCGGGTGTCCGACGGCAGGCGCCGGACCCGGGAGTTCGAGGCGTTCACGGCGGGCGCGGCCGGCCGGCTGCTGCACACCGCCACCCTGCTCACGGCGGAGTCCCCGCACGACAACCCGCGCGCGCGGCGGCTGCTCACCCTCGCCCTCGCGCACACGTACGCGTGCTGGGACGGGCTGCGCGGCGAGGATCCGTACGACCGGGCCCGCCAGTACCTGGCCACCCGGTTCGCCCGCGCGGCCTGGCACCACCACGGCGGCGTCCTGGACCGGTTCCGCCCGGGCCCCGGGACCGCGCTTTCCCGGCTCGCCCCGCAGGAGCGGCTGATCCTCGTCCTGCGGCTGTTCGAAGGGGTCGCCGAGGAGCAGACCGCCGCGCTGCTGGGCCTGCCCCGGGAACGCGTCCGCACGGTCTGCGACCGCGCCACGGCGACCCTGCTGCACCCGCCGCACGGCTCGGCGCCGCAGGCGGTGTCCCGGTGA
- a CDS encoding glycosyltransferase, producing the protein MLTSVFIAAVSLALFWMAAFTLWWQMHAWRTPEVLASTRFSRPDGAEQLSFSLLLPARHEQAVLDHTIQRLLESAHADFEIIVIVGHDDPETAGVAHAAAARDPRVRVVVDTHEKKNKPKAMNTALPHCRGDVVGVFDAEDQVHPDLLAHVDHAFRATGADVVQGGVQLINFHSSWYSLRNCLEYFFWFRSRLHLHAQKGFIPLGGNTVFVRTDVLREAGGWDPNCLAEDCDLGVRLSSAGKKVVVAYDSEMVTREETPGSLISLLKQRTRWNQGFLQVYRKRDWKQLPTFGQRLLARYTLMTPYLQAVSGVVIPLNVAVALFLDVPVGVAFITFLPAVTALVTFVFELVGLHDFGKQYGLRVRFVHYVKLIVGGPFYQVLLAGAAVRAVWREQRGRSDWELTSHVGAHLAHVNREDVPA; encoded by the coding sequence TTGCTGACGTCTGTCTTCATCGCTGCCGTTTCACTGGCCCTGTTCTGGATGGCGGCGTTCACGCTGTGGTGGCAGATGCACGCGTGGCGCACGCCCGAGGTGCTGGCCTCCACCCGGTTCAGCCGTCCGGACGGGGCCGAGCAGCTGTCGTTCTCGCTGCTCCTTCCGGCCCGGCACGAGCAGGCGGTGCTGGACCACACCATCCAGCGCCTGCTGGAGTCCGCGCACGCCGACTTCGAGATCATCGTGATCGTCGGGCACGACGACCCGGAGACCGCCGGGGTGGCGCACGCGGCCGCCGCGCGGGACCCGCGGGTGCGGGTCGTCGTCGACACCCACGAGAAGAAGAACAAGCCGAAGGCGATGAACACGGCGCTGCCGCACTGCCGCGGCGATGTCGTCGGGGTCTTCGACGCCGAGGACCAGGTCCACCCGGACCTGCTCGCCCACGTGGACCACGCCTTCCGCGCGACCGGCGCGGACGTCGTCCAGGGCGGGGTGCAGCTGATCAACTTCCACTCCAGCTGGTACAGCCTGCGCAACTGCCTGGAGTACTTCTTCTGGTTCCGTTCGCGGCTGCACCTGCACGCGCAGAAGGGGTTCATCCCTCTCGGCGGCAACACCGTGTTCGTCCGCACCGACGTACTGCGCGAGGCGGGCGGCTGGGACCCGAACTGCCTGGCCGAGGACTGCGACCTGGGTGTCCGGCTGTCCAGTGCCGGCAAGAAGGTCGTCGTCGCCTACGACTCCGAGATGGTCACCCGCGAGGAGACCCCCGGCTCGCTGATCAGCCTGCTGAAGCAGCGCACCCGCTGGAACCAGGGCTTCCTCCAGGTCTACCGGAAGCGGGACTGGAAGCAGCTGCCCACGTTCGGGCAGCGGCTGCTCGCCCGCTACACGCTGATGACGCCGTACCTCCAGGCGGTCTCCGGGGTGGTCATCCCGCTCAACGTGGCCGTCGCGCTCTTCCTGGACGTGCCGGTCGGCGTCGCCTTCATCACCTTCCTGCCGGCCGTCACCGCCCTGGTCACCTTCGTCTTCGAGCTGGTCGGCCTGCACGACTTCGGCAAGCAGTACGGGCTGCGCGTCCGCTTCGTGCACTACGTGAAGCTGATCGTCGGCGGCCCCTTCTACCAGGTGCTCCTCGCCGGGGCCGCCGTCCGCGCCGTCTGGCGGGAGCAGCGCGGCCGGAGCGACTGGGAGCTGACCAGCCATGTCGGCGCTCATCTCGCGCACGTGAACCGAGAGGACGTTCCTGCGTGA
- the ilvA gene encoding threonine ammonia-lyase, whose amino-acid sequence MSHRTADPLRTVTLDDVLGAQKMLTEIARVTAMEGSRHLTQLVGAPVHLKCENLQRTGSFKLRGAYVRIAGLLPEERAAGVVAASAGNHAQGVALASALLGVRATVFMPKGAPLPKISATREYGAEVRLHGHVVDETLAAAQEYATRTGAVFIHPFDHPDVIAGQGTVGLEILEQCPEVRTVVVGIGGGGLAAGIAVAVKALRPDVRIIGVQAAGAAAYPPSLAAGRPVPVENPVTMADGIKVGRPGDVPFALVGALVDEVRTVTEDELSTALLLCLERAKLVVEPAGASPVAALLSDPGSFEGPVVAVLSGGNVDPVLMQRVLRHGMAAQGRYLAVRLRLTDRPGALATLLGVLSLADANVLDVSHVRTDPRLGLTEAEVELHLETKGPAHCAEVGEALRAAGYTVIG is encoded by the coding sequence ATGAGCCACCGCACCGCCGACCCCCTTCGGACCGTCACCCTCGACGACGTACTCGGTGCCCAGAAGATGCTCACGGAGATCGCCCGGGTGACGGCCATGGAAGGCAGCCGCCACCTCACCCAGCTGGTCGGCGCACCGGTCCACCTCAAGTGCGAGAACCTCCAGCGGACGGGTTCGTTCAAGCTGCGCGGCGCCTACGTGCGGATCGCCGGGCTGCTGCCCGAGGAGCGGGCAGCCGGGGTGGTCGCCGCGAGCGCGGGCAACCACGCGCAGGGGGTGGCGCTCGCGTCGGCGCTGCTCGGGGTGCGGGCGACGGTGTTCATGCCGAAGGGCGCCCCGCTGCCGAAGATCAGCGCGACCCGGGAGTACGGCGCCGAGGTGCGCCTGCACGGCCACGTGGTCGACGAGACGCTGGCCGCCGCCCAGGAGTACGCGACCCGCACCGGCGCGGTGTTCATCCACCCCTTCGACCACCCCGACGTCATCGCGGGCCAGGGCACGGTCGGCCTGGAGATCCTGGAGCAGTGCCCGGAGGTGCGCACCGTCGTCGTCGGCATCGGCGGCGGCGGGCTCGCGGCGGGCATCGCGGTCGCGGTGAAGGCACTGCGGCCGGACGTGCGCATCATCGGCGTGCAGGCGGCGGGCGCGGCGGCCTACCCGCCCTCGCTCGCGGCCGGGCGCCCGGTCCCGGTCGAGAACCCGGTGACGATGGCCGACGGCATCAAGGTCGGCCGGCCCGGCGACGTGCCGTTCGCGCTCGTCGGCGCGCTGGTCGACGAGGTCCGCACGGTCACCGAGGACGAGCTGTCCACCGCGCTGCTGCTCTGCCTGGAGCGGGCGAAACTGGTCGTGGAGCCGGCCGGGGCGAGCCCGGTCGCGGCCCTGCTGAGCGACCCCGGCTCGTTCGAGGGGCCGGTGGTGGCGGTGCTGTCGGGCGGCAACGTCGACCCCGTGCTGATGCAGCGCGTGCTGCGGCACGGCATGGCCGCGCAGGGCCGCTACCTCGCCGTCCGGCTGCGCCTGACGGACCGCCCGGGGGCGCTGGCGACGCTGCTGGGGGTGCTGTCGCTGGCCGACGCCAACGTCCTCGACGTGAGCCACGTCCGGACCGATCCACGGCTCGGGCTCACGGAGGCGGAGGTGGAGCTGCACCTGGAGACGAAGGGCCCGGCCCACTGCGCCGAGGTGGGCGAGGCGCTGCGCGCGGCGGGCTACACGGTCATCGGCTGA
- a CDS encoding cystathionine gamma-synthase: MSDRHISQHFETLAIHAGNTADPLTGAVVPPIYQVSTYKQDGVGGLRGGYEYSRSANPTRTALEENLAALEGGRRGLAFASGLAAEDCLLRTLLSPGDHVVIPNDAYGGTFRLFAKVVSRWGVEWSVADTADPAAVRAAITPKTKAVWVETPSNPLLGITDIAAVAQVARDAGARLVVDNTFATPYLQQPLALGADVVVHSLTKYMGGHSDVVGGALITADETLGEELAYHQNAMGAVAGPFDSWLVLRGTKTLSVRMDRHSENATRIADMLTRHARVTRVLYPGLPDHPGHEVAAKQMRAFGGMVSFRVEGGEEAAVEVCNRAKIFTLGESLGGVESLIEHPGRMTHASAAGSALEVPGDLVRLSVGIENVDDLLEDLQQALG, from the coding sequence ATGAGCGACAGGCACATCAGTCAGCACTTCGAGACGCTCGCGATCCACGCGGGCAACACCGCCGACCCCCTGACCGGCGCGGTCGTCCCGCCCATCTACCAGGTGTCGACCTACAAGCAGGACGGCGTGGGCGGGCTGCGCGGCGGCTACGAGTACAGCCGCAGCGCCAACCCCACCAGGACCGCCCTGGAGGAGAACCTCGCCGCCCTGGAGGGCGGGCGCCGGGGTCTCGCGTTCGCGTCCGGACTGGCGGCCGAGGACTGCCTGCTGCGCACGCTGCTCAGCCCCGGCGACCACGTGGTCATCCCGAACGACGCGTACGGCGGCACCTTCCGGCTGTTCGCCAAGGTCGTCTCCCGCTGGGGCGTGGAGTGGTCGGTCGCGGACACCGCCGACCCGGCCGCCGTACGGGCCGCGATCACCCCGAAGACCAAGGCCGTGTGGGTCGAGACGCCGTCCAACCCGCTCCTCGGCATCACCGACATCGCCGCCGTCGCCCAGGTCGCCCGGGACGCGGGCGCCCGGCTCGTCGTCGACAACACCTTCGCCACCCCTTACCTCCAGCAGCCGCTGGCGCTCGGCGCGGACGTCGTCGTGCACTCGCTGACCAAGTACATGGGCGGCCACTCGGACGTCGTCGGCGGCGCCCTGATCACCGCCGACGAGACGCTGGGCGAGGAACTGGCGTACCACCAGAACGCCATGGGCGCGGTCGCCGGGCCGTTCGACTCGTGGCTGGTGCTGCGCGGCACCAAGACGCTGTCGGTGCGCATGGACCGGCACAGCGAGAACGCCACGAGGATCGCCGACATGCTGACCCGGCACGCGCGCGTGACCCGCGTGCTCTACCCCGGCCTGCCCGACCACCCCGGGCACGAGGTCGCCGCCAAGCAGATGCGGGCGTTCGGCGGCATGGTCTCCTTCCGGGTCGAGGGCGGCGAGGAGGCGGCGGTCGAGGTGTGCAACCGCGCGAAGATCTTCACGCTCGGCGAGTCCCTGGGCGGTGTCGAGTCGCTGATCGAGCACCCCGGGCGGATGACGCACGCCTCCGCGGCCGGCTCCGCGCTGGAGGTCCCGGGCGACCTGGTGCGCCTCTCGGTGGGCATCGAGAACGTCGACGACCTGCTGGAGGACCTCCAGCAGGCGCTCGGCTGA
- the mca gene encoding mycothiol conjugate amidase Mca: MTEQLRLMAVHAHPDDESSKGAATMAKYVSEGVDVLVVTCTGGERGSILNPKLQGDKYIEDNIHEVRRKEMDEAREILGVKQEWLGFVDSGLPEGDPLPPLPEGCFALEDVDHAAGELVRKIRSFRPQVITTYDENGGYPHPDHIMTHKITMVAFEGAADTEKYPEAEYGPAYQPLKVYYNQGFNRPRTEALHQAMLDRGLDSPYGEWLKRWDDSGHKDRTLTTYVPCADFFEIRDKALIAHRTQIDPDGGWFRVPLELQKEVWPTEEYELAKSLVATSLPEDDLFAGIRDNV; this comes from the coding sequence TTGACTGAGCAGCTGCGACTGATGGCCGTGCACGCCCACCCCGACGACGAGTCGAGCAAGGGCGCGGCCACCATGGCGAAGTACGTGTCCGAGGGGGTGGACGTGCTCGTGGTGACCTGCACGGGCGGGGAGCGCGGCTCCATCCTCAACCCGAAGCTCCAGGGCGACAAGTACATCGAGGACAACATCCACGAGGTCCGCCGCAAGGAGATGGACGAGGCCCGGGAGATCCTCGGCGTCAAGCAGGAGTGGCTCGGCTTCGTCGACTCCGGCCTGCCCGAGGGCGACCCGCTGCCCCCGCTGCCCGAGGGCTGCTTCGCCCTGGAGGACGTCGACCACGCGGCCGGCGAGCTGGTGCGGAAGATCCGCTCCTTCCGCCCCCAGGTGATCACCACCTACGACGAGAACGGCGGCTACCCGCACCCCGACCACATCATGACCCACAAGATCACGATGGTGGCCTTCGAGGGCGCGGCCGACACCGAGAAGTACCCGGAGGCCGAGTACGGCCCCGCCTACCAGCCGCTGAAGGTCTACTACAACCAGGGCTTCAACCGCCCCCGCACCGAGGCCCTGCACCAGGCGATGCTCGACCGCGGCCTGGACTCCCCCTACGGGGAGTGGCTCAAGCGCTGGGACGACTCCGGCCACAAGGACCGCACCCTGACCACCTACGTGCCGTGCGCGGACTTCTTCGAGATCCGCGACAAGGCACTGATCGCGCACCGCACCCAGATCGACCCCGACGGCGGCTGGTTCCGCGTGCCGCTGGAGCTCCAGAAGGAGGTCTGGCCCACCGAGGAGTACGAGCTGGCGAAGTCCCTCGTCGCCACCTCCCTCCCCGAGGACGACCTCTTCGCGGGCATCCGGGACAATGTCTGA
- a CDS encoding DUF4307 domain-containing protein, with amino-acid sequence MSSASTRPPEGRYGRSSDARTDRTLKVVGGVLGAVLLVLIAFFAYHYVGQNKISAEVISFDLRDDAVAVELQVEKDAGASGYCTVRSRAEDGAEVGRADFRFDGDATRITRVVTLRTTAPGTTAELLGCHAD; translated from the coding sequence ATGAGTTCGGCGAGTACGCGACCGCCCGAGGGGCGCTACGGCCGTTCCTCGGACGCCCGCACGGACCGCACCCTCAAGGTCGTCGGCGGGGTTCTCGGCGCGGTCCTGCTCGTCCTGATCGCGTTCTTCGCGTACCACTACGTCGGCCAGAACAAGATCAGCGCCGAGGTGATCAGCTTCGACCTGCGGGACGACGCGGTGGCGGTGGAGCTGCAGGTCGAGAAGGACGCCGGCGCCTCCGGCTACTGCACGGTGCGCTCCCGCGCGGAGGACGGCGCCGAGGTGGGCCGCGCGGACTTCCGCTTCGACGGGGACGCCACCCGGATCACCCGGGTCGTCACGCTGCGCACCACCGCGCCCGGCACCACGGCCGAGCTGCTGGGCTGCCACGCGGACTGA
- a CDS encoding MarR family winged helix-turn-helix transcriptional regulator produces the protein MSMDMTTVGDTGLLDTLQHEVAVFARRAEQTRLGGVGQVRNSMDRAAYLLLNRLDKEGPMGVKALACSMGIDSSTVTRQVAPLVDSGLVKRTSHPEDGRAVVLQLSPRGLSRLEEVRSSRRQLMAELTQDWAPEEREAFCALLTRFNVALSDRMSAATVTEPAAQS, from the coding sequence ATGTCGATGGACATGACGACCGTCGGTGACACCGGTCTTCTCGACACGCTCCAGCACGAGGTGGCGGTGTTCGCCCGCCGTGCCGAACAGACCCGGCTCGGCGGCGTCGGACAGGTGCGCAACTCCATGGACCGCGCCGCGTATCTGCTGCTCAACCGGCTCGACAAGGAGGGGCCGATGGGCGTCAAGGCGCTCGCCTGCAGCATGGGCATCGACTCCTCGACGGTCACCCGGCAGGTCGCCCCGCTCGTCGACTCCGGTCTCGTCAAGCGCACCTCGCACCCCGAGGACGGCCGGGCCGTCGTGCTCCAGCTGTCCCCGCGGGGCCTGTCGCGGCTGGAGGAGGTGCGCTCGTCCAGGCGTCAGCTGATGGCCGAGTTGACGCAGGACTGGGCGCCGGAGGAGCGCGAGGCGTTCTGCGCGCTCCTCACCCGCTTCAATGTCGCGCTCTCCGACCGGATGTCGGCGGCGACGGTGACGGAGCCGGCGGCGCAGTCCTGA
- the greA gene encoding transcription elongation factor GreA yields the protein MTQTSENVTWLTQEAYDKLKEELEYLSGPARTEIAAKIAAAREEGDLRENGGYHAAKEEQGKQELRVRQLTQLLENAKVGEAPAAEGVVAPGMVVTIAFDGDEDDTLTFLLASREYASEEIETYSPQSPLGTGVNGKKVGEDAEYELPNGKKASVRILKAEPYAG from the coding sequence GTGACCCAGACCAGCGAGAACGTCACCTGGCTGACCCAGGAGGCGTACGACAAGCTCAAGGAAGAGCTTGAGTACCTGTCTGGTCCCGCGCGCACCGAGATCGCGGCCAAGATCGCCGCGGCGCGTGAGGAGGGCGACCTGCGGGAGAACGGCGGGTACCACGCGGCCAAGGAGGAGCAGGGCAAGCAGGAGCTCCGCGTGCGCCAGCTGACCCAGCTCCTGGAGAACGCCAAGGTGGGTGAGGCTCCCGCGGCCGAGGGCGTGGTCGCGCCCGGCATGGTCGTGACGATCGCCTTCGACGGCGACGAGGACGACACGCTGACCTTCCTGCTCGCCTCCCGGGAGTACGCGAGCGAGGAGATCGAGACCTACTCGCCGCAGTCCCCGCTGGGCACCGGCGTCAACGGCAAGAAGGTCGGCGAGGACGCGGAGTACGAGCTGCCCAACGGCAAGAAGGCCTCGGTGAGGATCCTGAAGGCCGAGCCGTACGCCGGCTGA
- a CDS encoding recombinase family protein, whose translation MGRSGVGEERTAALIPVASYARTSEDVRQRDGHGVRHQLLINERVAREHACHIVAVYADNGRSASKPGVARPGFERLLGDLARGHTEQGQVIGGVVCVADDRLYRRPEDLARYLVALTSRPGRLHLDPLGVRDPYSLDGLMQAARSLQAALTETSVRSRRLTNWHWARAVEGVPHSGPRPFGWQEDRIRLRPDEASLVEQSIADRTAGKAVRAIARDWCALGVTGTRGGRPNAQTVTQIMTAPRVCGYRANRGQLLLEPEGGRPVLGQWEPIVTPEQWQAVCATFSAGSLYLHRGSGAPRLTGYRPGPRHLATGLLRCARERSEGSLCHGALCAQQGRSARSPYVYSCRDCRRCSISGPLADEAVERLLLSGTPGVTGLPESVRIRWVSGGLPLEERRQAIASALICCLVRPGVKGKQAWDPSRVEPVWRCADRVGLAGLMADSEPPGDGQGPVGQDGKHGEPTGP comes from the coding sequence ATGGGCAGGAGCGGCGTCGGTGAAGAGCGGACCGCGGCGTTGATCCCTGTCGCGTCCTATGCGCGCACCTCCGAGGATGTCCGTCAAAGGGACGGACACGGAGTGCGCCATCAACTTCTGATCAACGAACGAGTTGCCCGTGAGCACGCCTGCCACATCGTGGCTGTGTACGCCGACAACGGCCGCAGCGCTTCGAAACCGGGCGTCGCGCGTCCGGGGTTCGAGCGGCTGCTGGGGGACCTGGCGCGCGGTCACACAGAGCAGGGTCAGGTGATCGGTGGTGTCGTCTGTGTCGCGGACGACCGGTTGTATCGCCGACCGGAAGACCTAGCCCGCTACCTCGTGGCGCTGACCAGTCGGCCGGGCCGTCTCCATCTCGATCCGCTGGGGGTGCGGGATCCGTACTCCCTCGACGGTCTGATGCAGGCCGCACGCTCACTGCAGGCAGCGCTCACGGAGACCAGCGTCAGAAGTCGTCGACTGACGAACTGGCACTGGGCGCGAGCCGTGGAGGGAGTGCCCCACAGCGGGCCGCGTCCCTTCGGCTGGCAGGAGGACCGCATTCGGCTCCGTCCCGACGAGGCGTCCTTGGTCGAGCAGTCGATCGCGGACCGCACCGCCGGAAAAGCGGTTCGTGCCATCGCACGTGACTGGTGTGCTCTCGGTGTCACAGGGACCCGGGGCGGCCGACCCAACGCGCAGACGGTCACGCAGATCATGACCGCGCCCAGGGTGTGTGGCTATCGCGCCAATAGAGGGCAACTACTGCTCGAACCCGAGGGGGGACGGCCGGTGCTCGGGCAGTGGGAGCCGATCGTGACGCCCGAGCAGTGGCAGGCCGTATGCGCGACCTTCTCGGCGGGGAGCCTGTACCTGCATCGGGGCAGCGGCGCACCTAGGCTCACAGGGTATCGACCGGGACCCCGCCATCTCGCAACAGGACTACTGCGTTGTGCGAGGGAGCGGTCCGAAGGCAGCCTCTGCCATGGGGCACTGTGCGCTCAGCAGGGCAGGAGCGCGAGAAGCCCGTACGTCTACTCCTGCCGTGACTGCAGACGCTGCAGCATCAGCGGGCCATTGGCCGACGAGGCGGTGGAGCGACTGCTGCTGTCCGGAACTCCGGGTGTTACCGGCCTGCCGGAGTCCGTGCGCATCCGCTGGGTGTCAGGGGGCCTGCCGCTGGAGGAGAGGAGGCAGGCCATCGCCTCGGCCCTCATCTGCTGCCTGGTCCGTCCTGGAGTGAAAGGGAAGCAGGCATGGGATCCGTCCCGGGTGGAACCCGTATGGCGATGCGCGGATCGAGTTGGACTGGCCGGGCTGATGGCTGACAGCGAGCCGCCAGGAGACGGGCAGGGGCCCGTCGGGCAGGATGGGAAGCATGGCGAACCGACTGGCCCATGA